In the Salinirubrum litoreum genome, one interval contains:
- a CDS encoding acylphosphatase translates to MTDDSDRVRAHVFVTGRVQGVFYRATTRDTARDHGVDGWVRNLADGRVEAVFEGPRSAVESMVDWCDTGSPQATVSDVAVEYGDPEGLDGFEIRR, encoded by the coding sequence GACAGCGACCGCGTTCGCGCACACGTCTTCGTCACCGGGCGAGTACAGGGCGTCTTCTACCGCGCGACGACACGGGACACGGCCCGCGACCACGGCGTCGACGGCTGGGTGCGGAACCTCGCCGACGGCCGGGTCGAGGCGGTGTTCGAGGGCCCACGCTCGGCGGTGGAGTCGATGGTCGACTGGTGCGACACGGGCAGTCCACAGGCGACCGTCTCGGACGTGGCCGTCGAGTACGGCGACCCCGAGGGACTGGACGGCTTCGAGATCAGACGCTGA